The Camelus dromedarius isolate mCamDro1 chromosome 1, mCamDro1.pat, whole genome shotgun sequence genome has a window encoding:
- the CXCL9 gene encoding C-X-C motif chemokine 9 yields MKKSGVPLLLSIIFLTLIGVQGALVMRSRRCSCINTSQGVIHSKYLKDLKQFAPSPSCEKTEIIATMKNGDQTCLNPDSADVKELIKVWEKQVSQKKKQKKGKKYQKNKKFMKVKKAQRRQQKKTT; encoded by the exons ATGAAGAAAAGTGGTGTTCCTCTCCTTTTGAGTATCATCTTCCTGACTCTGATTGGAGTTCAAG GAGCCCTAGTAATGAGGAGTAGACGCTGTTCCTGCATCAACACCAGCCAAGGGGTGATCCATTCAAAATACTTAAAGGACCTTAAACAGTTTGCCCCAAGTCCTTCTtgtgagaaaactgaaatcat TGCTACAATGAAGAATGGAGATCAAACATGTCTAAACCCAGATTCAGCAGATGTGAAAGAACTGATCAAAGTGTGGGAGAAACAG GTCagccaaaagaaaaagcaaaagaaagggaaaaaatatcaaaaaaacaagaaatttatGAAAGTTAAAAAAGCTCAACGTCGTCAACAAAAGAAGACTACCTGA
- the CXCL10 gene encoding C-X-C motif chemokine 10, translated as MNQSAVLIFCLILLTLNGTQEMLLSRTSRCTCIKISDRPVNPRSLEKLEMIPASQSCPRVEIIATMKKNGEKRCLNPESKTIKNLLKAISKQRSKRSPQTQREA; from the exons ATGAACCAAAGTGCTGTTCTTATTTTCTGCCTTATCCTTCTGACTCTGAATGGAACTCAAG AAATGCTTCTCTCCAGAACTTCACGCTGCACCTGCATCAAGATCAGTGATCGACCTGTTAATCCGAGGTCCTTAGAAAAACTTGAAATGATTCCTGCAAGTCAATCTTGCCCACGTGTTGAGATTAT TgccacaatgaaaaagaatggggaaaaaagatgTCTGAATCCAGAATCTAAGACCATCAAGAATTTACTGAAAGCAATTAGCAAGCAAAG GTCTAAAAGATCTCCTCAAACACAGAGAGAGGCATAA